The segment ctctgcaggtcattcactgtggttctgggatttttgctcgtGTGATCAAAAtgcttgtgatcattttgaccccacggggtgagatcttgcgtggagccccagattgagggagattatcagtggtcttgtatggcttccatttcctaataattgctcccaccgttgatttcttcaaatcaagctgcatacctattgcagattcaatcttcccagcctggtgcaggtctacaattttgtttctggtgtcctttgacagctctttggtcttggccatagtggagtttggagtgtgactgaggttgtggtgtcttttatactcataacaagttcaaacaggtgccattaatacaggtaacgagtggaggacagaggagcctcttaaagaagaagttacaggtctttgagagccagaaatcttgcttgtttgttggtgaccaaatacttattttccaccataatttgcaaataaattcattaaaaatcatacaatgtgattttctggattttttttctcattttgtctgtcatagttgaagtgtacctatgatgaaaattacaggcctcatctctttaagtgggagaacttgcacaattggtggctgactaaatacttttttgcctcactgtacctgttcattgaaattaattccaagtgactacctcaaacaaaaaaaaacatgtcacgGTTGTGTGTGCAGGCTGGATAACGTTCTTGTCGCTAGCTAGCCAACTTCAACTAACTCAGTCAAAGGGCAACATTGAAACTGGAATGACAGTACACTAGTTGAATTTTATTTTGTGTCGTATTTTTGTCCATTGGGATTTATTTGTATACGTCCATGATAATGACGTTGATGCGTGATTTCGACTGGTTCAGAAAAAGTACTCGCGTCATCTGGACACTGTTCATTGTCATCCAGCAGGGGGCAACCTTCTGCATAATGCTGACCTACAATCTCCTTCTGTACCACACTGCGCGCTCTGCAAAGATACGCCACTGAGTCAGGGTTCCGCTTTTGGTGAGTAGGCTAGCCATATTGTCAGCTTTGTAGTATTGATAAAGTCATGTGGAAATTATAAATTCAGTCGGCCCTATTAACATAAGTGGTTGCTCTTTTGTTGTAATCTTGTAGCTTCAGTGTCTGGGCAACTTGGTCGTTTTTGTTAGGtcgctaacgttagccagctagctagctacccagcGTTCTCTGACCACGCAGCtaacagcccagctaacagcccagctaacagcccTAGCTAACAGCCTAGCTAACAGCCTAGCTAACAGCCCTAGCTAACAGCCCTAGCTAACAGCCTAGCTAACAGCCCTAGCTAACAGCCCTAGCTAACAGCCCTAGCTAACAGCCCTAGCtaacagcccagctaacagcccTAGTTAACAGCCCTAGCtaacagcccagctaacagcccTAGCTAACAGCCCTAGCTAACAGCCCTAGCTAACAGCCCTAGCTAACAGCCCTAGCtaacagcccagctaacagcccTAGCTAACAGCCTAGCTAACAGCCCTAGCTAACAGCCCTACCTTGATGTAGCTAGCGAGCTAGGCTAAAACGACTCCGGTGATTTGTTCTTTTGTTCATTTTTGGCATATCTTTCTACTTTGTCTGAAAGCTGATACGAGTAGGCTAACAAACATCTGACATCTATTGTTCAATTGGGACTTTGTCtttggctaacgttagcattCTTGCTAATTAACGTAAGCTAACAGACAATGGTAATTTGTTAGCGATATGTGGGGAATCAAATAGCAGAACTTTAAAATAGTTAACCAACGTTACTGTTAAGTTGTATTTTGTAAGACTAAAGATTTGGATAACTTTCTAAAGGGGAATAGCTAGGAGCTGTAGTTTAGTAACCCATCGAGTTGAGTTCACCATGGCAGGTCGTTGTTACATTAGCTAACGAAAATTACTAGCTATCTAACGTTGGTTGTTTTCGATTTAAAACCTCAGTGTGTAGTTTCCATGGTCACCAGCCAGGGTCATTAGCTAGTTGGCTTAATCCTTAGTCCAACCATTGCATTTCAGAGAGAGAAATTAAATCTATAAAATTGTCTCTGACTCTCACCCCATCCTTCAGGAATAGAGTGATTGTGTCAGAAGTTTCAAAGCTTTTCATCATGGCGAGTCAGTCGATGGAGATCATGGCCAAAGCGCTGGAGCAGCAAGTGCTGCAGTCAGCCAGGATGGTGGAGGAGCAGTTGGACAAAGAGCTGGGGAAGCTGGAGCGCATGGATGACGACGAGATGGAAaagctgaaggagaggaggatggaggcccTCAAGAAATCCCAGAAACAGAAGCAGGTAGGTGGGAAGGGCTGAGGATCGCAATATGGTGGATGCCTAACAAGCATTTGCTTTAGTACATCAACCTACACTGgtcacctgctcatcgaacatctcattccaaatccccccttctgctataacagcctccactcttctgtgatGGCGTTCTACTAGATTTTGGAActttgctgcagggacttgcatacattcagccacaagcattagtgaggttggaaaCTGATTTTTGGGTggttaggtctggctcgcagtctgcgttctaattatttgatggggttgaggtcagtgctctgcaggccagtcaagttctaatgcaccgatcttgacaaaccatttctgtatggacctggctttgtgcactggggagttctactgaaacaggaaaggtccttccccaaactgttgccacaaagttggaagcacagaatctagggggccgaaccatgaaaaacagccacagaccattatccCGGGCAGCTCGAGCAGGTCAGAAATTTGACGTACTGACTtattggaaaagtggcatcctatgtcCTATCAATGtttagtcactgagctcttcagtaaggccaatgtttgtctatggagatcgcatggctgtgtAGACTATTTCATACACATATcggcaacaggtgtggctgaaatagcagaatccataTATTTTgaagatgtccacatacttttgtgtgtgtatgtcataCCAGTAACAACTCATCATAGTTTCTGTGTGCTCTGTCCTATAAGGAATGGCTGTCTAAAGGGCATGGGGAGTATAAGGAAATCCCCAGTGAGAAAGATTTCTTCCCAGAGGTGAAGGAGAGCAATCGTGTGGTCTGCCATTTCTACAGAGACTCCACCTTCAGGTTGGCAACACAGCAATGTTTTCCCCTCTTCCTTCCTTGCAAAACATTTTACTGCTGCTAATGAATTGAGCCCTGCTCCGGAGTGAGCTTACCCTCCCAAAATCCCAAAGAAAGGATTAGAAGGGGATTTATTGCCCAGTAAACCTTAATTGCAGCTTCTACCAGGATCTTAACCCTgctgtctccttccccctgcctTATAAAGATGCAAGATCCTGGACAAGCACCTGGGTATCCTGGCCAAGAAGCACCTGGAGACTAAGTTCATCAAGCTGAATGTGGAAAAGGCGCCGTTCCTGACAGAGAGGCTGCGGATCAAGGTGATTCCCACGCTGGCGCTGGTTAAGGATGGGAAGACCAAGGATTACGTGGTAGGATTCACCGACCTGGGGAACACGGACGAGTTCTCCACAGAGGTGCTGGAGTGGAGATTGGGCTGCTCTGACGTCATAAACTACAGGTACACAGATGGGTGTGATTTCCTACAGATATTCACACCTCTAGCTAGGAAGATTATCAGTCTAGGTATTTCCTGTCACGCATGAGGCCATTGGTTCATGTGCGAAGGAATAGAAATCCTTACCTGTTCATGCACAACCGCTTGCTGATTTAGTCTTATTAAATGGATTCTAGTAGCATGCTAGCAAATacccagtcattgcgctaatgctagtaacatggctcacaaaactacctcttcaacttccttcatactggacagacATAAATGGTGCATATAGACAAAGGTCACCTGAATCCGGAAGTAGATAaagagcctcattgccaaaatctcaAATCCTACATCATAACACCCCTCTACCCTTGTCTTCTCCTCTAGTGGTAACCTAATGGAGCCCCCCACCTTGACACAGAAATCTGGTTCAAAGTTCACCAAGGTGGAGAAGAAGAccatcagagggagaggacacGATTCAGATTCTGGTTCTGAAGATGACTAGAAGACTGTCAGCCTTCAACCTCTGTCTCTCAGGGCTAATACCCACTAACTGGCAGAACCATCTCCTCCAGTTGTATAGATTTTCTTCTTCCCCCTTCTGTAATTTCATTATTTATTATAGTCTTCCATGCTTTAGTTTTCCATTTATTCTATGGATTAAATTCTGACTTATTTTGTTTGGACTTTAAATCATATTTAATGTCATTTATATTTGACAGGCAAGTAAAAGGAGGATTCCTATCTGAGCCACTGAACTCTTTCTGCTCTGACTGGCTCCCCTTGAAATGGTTCATTTGATTCCAATTTTGAAGTCTAAAACCTGACCTTCAGCCTTGATGCAGTTACCCTGTATCATAACAGATTTGATTCTAATTTATGGACTTGCATTTTTAACAAACAACCATCCTTACGAACAGTAACGCTTGCAACATTAACATCGATCCATGTCATTTGCCTTTGTTGAACCCATTCAGCGGTTCAGTAGCAACAATCAAGTGCCAGCTTCATTCCACAACCTCCATCCTCCTTCCAGTCTTGTCAGTGTGTGATGGTAGAACAGGTTTGAGGTTTTCTATAAAAAAATTAGCTTGATCTTAATAAAAATAAGATGATCATCACTGGCGCTTTGTGTCATTTCCCTCTGACTTTTGATTCATGTTTTTGTTTTGAAATATAAGAGGGGTGTGATAGACAGGTTTCTGTCCAGGTATAGATTCAACACATTGTACAGGGATTTCACTGAGTCAATTGAATCATGGATTTTTTGAAAGGGCAAACAAGCTACTTATTCACATGAGCCTTACTGTCCTCTACATGTTTGAGACGTCGTATGATCAGCTCTCTGCTGTTCTGGTAGGTGTCTTCCTCAGTAGGGAGACCATGGGGCAGCGTGAGTGGCTGGATcctggacagggaggagagatgaaAGTGGTTATACACTTAACAAagatataaatgcaacaatttcttAGATTTCACAAAAGGAAATCAGTCTATTTAAATAAATTCAGTCGGCCCTAATATATGTATTTCACAAGACTGGAAATACAGATAAGCTGTTGGTGAAGGATCCTTTATTTTTTTACAGGGGGTGGATCAGAACCAACATGGGGtgcattatgctgaaacatgaggtgattgtggggaatgaatggcacgacaatgggcctcaggatctcggcACAGTATCTGCactcaaattgccatcgataaaatgcaattgtgttcgttctGTAGTTTGCCTGTCTGTACTAtaactctgttcacaatgttgacatcagcaaaccagtcacacacaacgccatacacacggtctgccatctgcccggtacagttgaaacccggattcatccatgaagattacacttctccagtgtgccagtggccatcgaaggtgagaatTTGCCCACCGAAGTTGGTTACGACTCTGAACTGCAGGccggtcaagaccctggtgaggacgacaagcaagcagatgagcttccctgatcaGCTGTCCGGTGACTCATCTCAGAACATCCTGCAGGTGAataagctggatgtggaggtcctgggctggcatgattacacgtggtctgcagttgaggCCAGTTTATGTACTGCCAAATtgacggcttatggtagagaaattaacattacattctctggcaacagctctgctggacagtattgtgtcgaggcacagatctggagaagggtaccaaaaacaattattcagcattgaaggtacccaaaaacacagtggcctccatcattcttaaatggaagaagtttggaaccaccaaggctcttccta is part of the Oncorhynchus gorbuscha isolate QuinsamMale2020 ecotype Even-year linkage group LG09, OgorEven_v1.0, whole genome shotgun sequence genome and harbors:
- the LOC124044190 gene encoding thioredoxin domain-containing protein 9-like: MASQSMEIMAKALEQQVLQSARMVEEQLDKELGKLERMDDDEMEKLKERRMEALKKSQKQKQEWLSKGHGEYKEIPSEKDFFPEVKESNRVVCHFYRDSTFRCKILDKHLGILAKKHLETKFIKLNVEKAPFLTERLRIKVIPTLALVKDGKTKDYVVGFTDLGNTDEFSTEVLEWRLGCSDVINYSGNLMEPPTLTQKSGSKFTKVEKKTIRGRGHDSDSGSEDD